One Methylomonas sp. LL1 DNA window includes the following coding sequences:
- a CDS encoding TonB-dependent receptor family protein, with amino-acid sequence MFESKRLVGAMSLIWLSTTAAQAAEKNAEAEALDLVSVVGDAEDVKDLPASATYIGTEEIRDQSYSDINRILRKAPGVNIREEDGFGLFPNISFRGVDTTRSAKITVMEDGVMIAPAPYSAPAAYFNPAGGRMSGVEVLKGGSQIKYGPHITGGVMNYQSTPIPYEGKAYLKTIYGSYGEFRAHGFVGDTLDTAHGKVGYLVEGYYRGSDGFKTIDTTPDFRNGDETGFQQTEPMLRLSWEPDTAMYQKLEVKFGYSSMDADETYLGLSEQDFQNDPYRRYAATRFDNIESQQIGGFARYFVSPTDNLDIVTTAYYREFDRNWAKLDGNQWAQALAGGSVTNLNNLACLKGTRACNFTVRDNNRSYYAAGVENVATYRFDLGETHHELNGGFRYHEDKEVRFQHDTRYTQSATGTITNSVVGAPGSQDDRSGLTNAYAFHLKDRIELGNWGFTPGIRYEHLNQEYVNNLSPNTNGRSSLDLYAGGGSLDYTFNDDLMVFASAHRGFSPPSPQNAVVDKLHEESSNAYELGSRYTHGAFSAEVTGFYTQFENLLVVSSIGGTGTGASENFGMVDTRGVELAMNFDAGEAMGWGFRNPYFLSFTYTDTEQLNDAASTDAESIFSYGKKGNKVPYIPEYALSFGSGLHFQKWGVEVAANYVGETFTSANNTDQQLNGVGAPDSRFGKTDEYVIMDVSAYYKVAKGVKVLGGVQNASNEQYIVSRQPYGPRPGMPLFAYGGFELDFDI; translated from the coding sequence ATGTTCGAATCTAAACGACTTGTCGGGGCTATGTCGCTGATATGGCTTTCCACGACAGCGGCGCAGGCCGCCGAAAAGAATGCCGAGGCCGAGGCATTGGATTTGGTCAGCGTGGTTGGTGATGCGGAAGATGTCAAGGATCTGCCGGCATCGGCTACTTATATTGGTACCGAGGAAATTCGCGACCAAAGCTATAGCGACATCAATCGGATTCTACGCAAGGCGCCAGGCGTGAATATTCGCGAGGAAGACGGTTTCGGCTTATTCCCGAATATTAGCTTCCGCGGTGTCGATACTACCCGTAGCGCAAAAATCACCGTGATGGAAGACGGTGTGATGATCGCGCCGGCGCCTTATTCCGCGCCCGCGGCCTATTTCAATCCGGCCGGCGGCAGAATGAGCGGCGTCGAAGTCTTGAAAGGCGGCAGCCAGATCAAATACGGCCCGCACATCACCGGCGGGGTGATGAATTATCAGTCCACGCCTATTCCCTATGAAGGTAAAGCCTATTTAAAAACCATATACGGCAGTTACGGCGAGTTTCGGGCTCACGGTTTTGTCGGCGATACCTTGGATACCGCGCATGGCAAGGTGGGGTATCTGGTCGAGGGTTATTATCGTGGCTCCGACGGTTTCAAAACCATCGACACCACGCCGGATTTTCGCAATGGCGACGAGACGGGGTTCCAGCAAACCGAACCCATGCTGCGCCTGTCCTGGGAGCCCGATACGGCGATGTATCAGAAACTGGAAGTCAAATTCGGCTATTCCAGCATGGACGCTGACGAGACTTATTTGGGCTTGAGTGAGCAGGATTTCCAGAATGATCCTTACCGTCGTTATGCGGCGACGCGGTTCGACAATATCGAAAGCCAACAAATCGGCGGTTTTGCCCGCTATTTCGTGTCTCCGACCGATAATCTGGACATCGTTACCACGGCTTATTACAGGGAATTCGATCGGAATTGGGCCAAGTTGGATGGTAACCAGTGGGCACAGGCATTGGCGGGCGGCAGTGTCACCAACCTTAACAATCTGGCCTGCCTCAAGGGAACGCGCGCTTGTAATTTCACGGTACGGGATAATAATCGTAGTTATTATGCCGCCGGAGTGGAAAACGTTGCGACGTATCGCTTCGATCTGGGGGAAACGCATCACGAATTAAATGGGGGCTTCCGTTATCACGAGGATAAGGAGGTTCGTTTTCAGCATGACACCCGATATACACAATCAGCCACTGGAACCATTACCAATAGCGTAGTGGGCGCGCCAGGCAGCCAGGATGACCGCTCAGGGCTTACCAATGCATATGCTTTTCATTTGAAGGATAGAATCGAGTTGGGAAATTGGGGCTTTACCCCCGGTATCCGCTATGAGCATTTGAATCAAGAATATGTCAATAATCTTAGTCCCAACACCAACGGCAGAAGTTCGCTTGATCTGTATGCGGGTGGCGGTAGTTTGGATTACACCTTCAACGACGATTTGATGGTGTTTGCCAGTGCCCATCGCGGATTTTCGCCGCCCAGCCCGCAAAATGCCGTGGTCGATAAGTTGCATGAAGAATCCAGCAATGCCTATGAATTAGGCAGTCGCTATACGCACGGTGCTTTCAGTGCCGAAGTGACCGGTTTTTACACCCAGTTTGAAAATCTGTTGGTGGTCAGCAGCATCGGCGGTACCGGAACCGGGGCGAGTGAAAACTTCGGCATGGTCGATACTAGAGGTGTCGAGTTGGCGATGAACTTCGATGCCGGCGAAGCCATGGGTTGGGGCTTCCGTAATCCGTACTTCCTATCCTTTACCTATACCGATACCGAACAACTGAACGATGCCGCGTCCACCGATGCCGAATCGATATTCAGCTACGGCAAGAAAGGCAACAAAGTGCCTTATATTCCTGAGTATGCGCTGAGTTTCGGCAGTGGGCTGCACTTCCAGAAATGGGGGGTCGAAGTGGCGGCTAATTATGTCGGCGAGACCTTTACCAGCGCCAACAATACCGATCAGCAACTCAATGGTGTAGGCGCGCCGGATTCCCGTTTCGGCAAAACCGATGAATACGTGATCATGGACGTGTCCGCCTATTATAAGGTTGCCAAAGGCGTCAAGGTGCTCGGCGGCGTACAAAATGCGTCCAACGAACAGTACATCGTTTCACGTCAACCCTACGGTCCACGTCCCGGCATGCCCTTATTCGCCTACGGCGGTTTTGAACTGGACTTCGATATTTAG
- a CDS encoding GIY-YIG nuclease family protein: MYTGISTDVERRFRQHQTGKGAKFFRGRRPLAIAYRETGFTRASASQRESTIKKLSRMKKQALIAEAEVSQK, encoded by the coding sequence TTGTATACCGGTATCAGCACCGACGTTGAAAGGCGGTTTCGTCAGCATCAGACCGGGAAGGGCGCAAAATTTTTCAGAGGCCGAAGACCACTGGCAATTGCTTATCGCGAGACTGGCTTCACGCGCGCCAGCGCCAGTCAGCGGGAAAGTACGATTAAAAAGCTCTCTCGGATGAAAAAGCAGGCTTTGATTGCGGAGGCCGAGGTCAGCCAGAAATAG
- the rnhA gene encoding ribonuclease HI, which yields MTEIVTIYTDGACKGNPGPGGWGVCMAYKGQEKEMCGGEPQTTNNRMELMAAIQALETLNRPCAVKLHTDSKYVLQGITEWMSNWKKRGWKTAANKPVKNEDLWRRLDQSIQQHTIEWIWVKGHAGHDGNERADSLANLGISRSGSQ from the coding sequence ATGACTGAAATTGTGACGATTTATACCGATGGCGCTTGTAAGGGCAATCCGGGACCGGGTGGCTGGGGGGTCTGCATGGCTTACAAGGGGCAGGAAAAAGAGATGTGCGGTGGCGAACCGCAAACCACGAATAACCGAATGGAATTGATGGCGGCGATACAAGCGTTGGAAACTTTGAATCGGCCGTGCGCGGTTAAATTACACACCGACTCAAAATATGTGTTGCAAGGTATCACCGAATGGATGAGTAACTGGAAGAAACGCGGATGGAAAACGGCCGCGAATAAACCGGTCAAGAATGAAGATTTATGGCGTCGATTGGATCAGTCCATTCAGCAACATACGATCGAATGGATTTGGGTAAAAGGCCATGCCGGTCATGATGGCAATGAACGGGCCGACAGCTTGGCTAATCTGGGCATAAGCCGATCAGGTTCACAATGA
- a CDS encoding class I SAM-dependent methyltransferase, with product MKREFLFTLYQTPRGKLLQTMEAQYLKRCITVSCKQKQLQVGGLGWEGEFVDCSLYRNYLILDGKGMGAGEALKVNAKAYSLPVQTESMDLVIIPHLLEFDAHRFRTMREVHRVLKPGGELVVLNFNPISLYVRFQFLWDKKLGESWRAHFMSRARVLDWLKLLNFELLNTAEFGLDTFIITHGGFASAASAFFSMAYGLKAVKRQYSLIPLTPVTQGKTKLVTANMGLESNLLKTERQHD from the coding sequence ATGAAAAGAGAATTTCTGTTTACCCTATATCAAACGCCGCGCGGCAAACTGTTGCAGACCATGGAAGCACAGTATCTAAAGCGCTGCATCACCGTTAGCTGCAAGCAAAAACAGCTGCAAGTCGGCGGGCTGGGCTGGGAGGGCGAATTCGTCGATTGTTCCTTGTATCGAAATTATCTGATTCTCGATGGCAAGGGCATGGGCGCCGGGGAGGCTCTGAAGGTGAACGCCAAAGCCTACAGTTTGCCTGTCCAGACCGAATCGATGGATTTGGTGATTATTCCGCATCTGTTGGAATTTGATGCGCATCGTTTTCGGACGATGCGGGAAGTGCATCGGGTTTTAAAGCCTGGCGGCGAGTTGGTCGTGTTGAATTTCAATCCGATCAGTCTCTATGTGCGATTTCAGTTTTTATGGGATAAAAAACTGGGGGAATCCTGGCGAGCGCATTTTATGTCGCGAGCCAGGGTTTTGGATTGGCTCAAATTATTAAATTTTGAGTTATTGAACACGGCCGAATTTGGACTGGATACCTTCATCATTACTCATGGGGGGTTCGCATCGGCGGCAAGCGCTTTTTTCTCGATGGCTTATGGTTTAAAAGCGGTAAAAAGGCAATATTCGTTGATTCCACTGACCCCGGTTACCCAAGGTAAAACCAAGTTGGTGACCGCCAATATGGGCTTGGAGTCGAATTTACTCAAGACAGAAAGACAACATGACTGA
- a CDS encoding LysM peptidoglycan-binding domain-containing protein produces MPRSISKKSARHLSYLLPVLLVTGCSQTAHKDPLTQGSTSKFSVFTRNHNSHLSNKKSGELKDNATIWDRMLSLYALPEIDNARIDREISFYLKNPEYLSRVQQRAEPYLYFILNEIEAKNIPGEMALLPVVESAFRPDAESPAQASGLWQFIPPTGRLYGLEQNSWYDGRRDVVESTRAATTFLKQLSEEFNNDWLLALASYNAGKGNIRHAIDKNLGQGQATDYWSLDLNSETAAYVPRLLAVAKIFANPEKYNVNLHRIANAPYFELVDVQSQIDLSKAAEMAQTPLDDFIKLNPGFNRLSTAPDGPHRLLIPVEKADGFKEKLAELAPHERIQWEHHAVGKRETLQSIAQTHHTSVEQIQEVNHLDSDEVAQGKTLLIPMSYKSSKGQSESAVASSEPQTPPPPQVSKQTYTVKKGDTLWSVSQRLSVDKDDILSWNKLSKKAALKPGQKLTIKKTGGNIQVASTAPSFKQISYTVKPGDTLAKISKKFKVNVTDIRKWNNVPKNRAEIKPGSKLKITVETGQSSS; encoded by the coding sequence ATGCCCCGCTCAATTTCAAAAAAATCGGCCCGACATCTGTCCTATCTGCTGCCTGTTTTGCTGGTAACTGGATGTAGCCAAACGGCTCATAAAGACCCGCTAACACAAGGCTCAACCAGTAAATTCTCGGTTTTCACCCGTAATCACAACAGCCATCTTTCCAACAAAAAATCGGGCGAATTAAAAGATAACGCCACCATTTGGGATCGGATGCTGTCGCTCTATGCACTACCCGAAATCGATAATGCTCGAATTGATCGCGAGATCAGTTTTTATCTAAAAAATCCCGAGTATTTGAGCCGGGTTCAGCAACGCGCCGAGCCTTATTTATACTTCATTCTCAACGAAATCGAAGCCAAAAACATTCCCGGCGAGATGGCATTGCTGCCCGTGGTCGAAAGCGCCTTCAGACCGGATGCCGAATCACCGGCCCAGGCTTCCGGACTTTGGCAGTTCATTCCGCCAACCGGCCGCCTCTACGGGCTGGAACAAAACAGTTGGTATGACGGCCGCCGTGACGTCGTGGAATCGACCCGGGCCGCCACGACCTTTCTGAAACAACTCAGTGAAGAATTCAATAACGACTGGCTGTTGGCGCTGGCGTCATACAATGCCGGCAAGGGCAATATCCGGCATGCGATAGATAAAAACCTCGGCCAAGGCCAAGCCACCGACTACTGGTCGCTGGACTTAAACAGCGAAACCGCGGCTTACGTCCCCAGACTATTGGCAGTTGCCAAAATTTTCGCCAATCCGGAAAAATACAATGTCAATTTACATCGGATTGCCAACGCACCCTATTTCGAACTGGTTGACGTTCAATCCCAAATCGACTTGAGCAAAGCCGCGGAGATGGCGCAAACTCCGCTGGACGATTTCATTAAATTGAATCCCGGATTCAACCGTTTAAGCACGGCCCCGGACGGTCCGCACCGTCTGCTGATTCCGGTTGAAAAGGCCGATGGCTTTAAGGAAAAACTAGCCGAATTGGCCCCGCATGAAAGAATCCAATGGGAGCACCATGCCGTCGGCAAGAGAGAAACGCTGCAAAGTATTGCTCAAACACATCACACCAGTGTCGAGCAAATTCAGGAAGTCAATCATCTGGATAGTGATGAGGTTGCCCAAGGTAAAACCCTGCTGATCCCGATGTCGTATAAATCGTCCAAGGGGCAGTCCGAGTCGGCAGTCGCCTCTTCCGAACCACAAACACCGCCGCCACCGCAGGTCAGCAAGCAGACTTATACCGTCAAGAAAGGCGATACCCTTTGGAGCGTCTCTCAACGTCTATCAGTGGACAAAGACGACATCCTGAGCTGGAACAAACTATCCAAAAAAGCCGCCTTGAAACCCGGCCAAAAACTGACTATCAAGAAAACCGGCGGCAACATTCAGGTGGCGTCCACCGCGCCAAGCTTCAAACAAATCAGCTATACCGTCAAACCCGGCGATACCTTGGCGAAAATTTCCAAAAAATTCAAAGTCAACGTCACCGATATACGCAAATGGAACAACGTGCCTAAAAACCGCGCCGAAATCAAACCCGGCTCGAAGTTAAAAATCACGGTCGAAACCGGCCAGTCTTCATCGTAA
- a CDS encoding RelA/SpoT family protein, whose amino-acid sequence MNTDAANVKSLFPDLSETDLDLVNAALSLVEQACANDSAAGSSARPRGIDVASILTAVHIDLYSILAAVLSDSRLEGHADQASITAQFGPVVASLVKDVQWLNKVSIYNPEMANQPNQSEILRRMLLAMTHDVRSVLIKLAYRIQRLRGLGRENEDIRRFIARETLDIYAPLANRLGISQFKWELEDLAFRYLEPERYRGIAQSLADKRVQREACIETFLHDLRQALAEHHIDAKVYGRPKHIYSIWCKMRRKQLPIDELYDLLAVRVIVDDLTACYTVLGLAHGQWQYIPKEFDDYIANPKENGYQSLHTVVVDKQGNRIEIQIRTRAMHEFAELGVAAHWRYKEGGRHNAASEKNITSLRLLLEDRGHDNLLESFHTELFSDRVFVLTPTGKLVDLIKGATPLDFAYAIHTDIGHSCRGAKVNGQIKPLTYILQSGEQVEIISVKNGHPNRNWLDPNLGYLKTPRAIGKVKSWFKHQEYSDNIAAGKSLLDKESKRLGLKHIELNDLLKHFKMPDAEHLYQALGRGDINNRQLASALKIPELAPVSFKLTAPKTSPQSAVTVADMDNVVTTLAHCCSPVNGDQIIGFISHKRGITIHRVDCDNILHLTPEQQTHLLKAEWSGSHSARHNVPIVIEALNAQNLLIEVSQLLHYAKVQITDASLKTHADQSATLTMQIQIENTAQLSSVLGRISQLPNVAEVKRKV is encoded by the coding sequence ATGAACACCGATGCCGCTAACGTCAAATCACTTTTCCCAGATCTCTCCGAAACCGATCTCGATTTGGTTAACGCCGCGTTGTCGTTGGTCGAACAGGCTTGTGCAAACGATTCGGCCGCCGGTAGCAGCGCCCGCCCTCGTGGCATTGACGTGGCCAGCATTCTGACAGCCGTCCATATCGACCTGTATTCAATTCTAGCCGCCGTACTGAGCGATTCACGGCTTGAAGGCCATGCGGACCAGGCGTCCATCACCGCGCAATTCGGCCCCGTGGTGGCGTCGTTGGTCAAGGACGTGCAATGGCTGAATAAAGTCAGCATTTATAATCCGGAAATGGCTAATCAGCCCAACCAGTCGGAAATTCTGCGCCGGATGTTGCTGGCGATGACCCACGACGTGCGTTCGGTGTTGATCAAACTGGCTTACCGCATTCAGCGCTTGCGGGGCTTGGGCCGGGAAAACGAAGACATACGCCGCTTCATCGCCCGCGAAACCCTGGATATTTACGCCCCCCTAGCCAACCGTCTCGGCATCAGCCAGTTCAAATGGGAACTGGAGGATTTGGCTTTCCGCTACTTGGAACCCGAACGCTATCGCGGCATCGCCCAATCCTTGGCCGACAAGCGGGTCCAACGCGAAGCCTGCATCGAGACTTTTCTGCATGACTTGCGTCAAGCCTTAGCCGAACACCATATCGACGCCAAGGTCTATGGCCGCCCCAAACACATCTACAGCATCTGGTGCAAAATGCGCCGCAAGCAACTGCCCATCGACGAACTCTACGATCTGTTGGCGGTGCGGGTAATCGTGGACGATTTGACCGCCTGCTATACGGTGCTGGGACTGGCGCACGGCCAATGGCAATATATTCCGAAGGAATTCGACGACTATATCGCCAATCCCAAGGAAAACGGTTACCAATCGCTGCATACCGTGGTGGTCGACAAGCAAGGCAACCGTATCGAAATCCAGATTCGCACCCGCGCCATGCACGAATTCGCCGAGTTGGGGGTAGCCGCGCATTGGCGTTACAAGGAAGGAGGCCGGCACAATGCCGCCTCGGAGAAAAACATCACCTCGCTGCGCCTATTACTGGAAGATCGCGGCCACGACAATCTGCTGGAAAGCTTTCATACCGAACTGTTTTCCGATCGGGTTTTCGTATTAACTCCGACCGGCAAACTGGTCGACCTCATCAAAGGCGCCACCCCGCTGGATTTCGCCTACGCGATTCATACCGACATCGGCCACAGTTGCCGTGGCGCCAAGGTCAACGGCCAGATCAAACCGCTAACCTATATTCTGCAATCCGGCGAACAAGTCGAAATCATTTCCGTCAAAAACGGCCACCCCAATCGTAATTGGCTCGATCCGAATCTGGGGTATTTGAAAACCCCGCGCGCCATCGGCAAGGTCAAAAGTTGGTTTAAACATCAGGAATACAGCGACAACATCGCCGCCGGCAAAAGTCTGCTGGACAAGGAAAGCAAACGCCTGGGCCTGAAACACATTGAGCTGAACGACCTGCTCAAGCACTTCAAAATGCCGGATGCCGAACACCTGTATCAGGCATTGGGACGCGGTGACATCAACAACCGGCAGCTGGCCAGCGCATTAAAAATCCCGGAACTGGCACCGGTCTCGTTCAAACTGACCGCGCCCAAAACCAGTCCCCAATCGGCCGTTACCGTGGCCGACATGGATAACGTGGTCACCACCCTGGCGCACTGCTGTTCACCGGTTAACGGCGATCAAATCATCGGCTTTATTTCGCACAAACGCGGCATCACCATCCATCGGGTCGACTGCGACAATATTCTGCACTTAACCCCCGAGCAACAAACTCACCTGCTCAAGGCGGAATGGAGCGGCAGCCACAGCGCCCGGCATAACGTACCGATTGTGATCGAAGCCCTGAATGCGCAAAACCTGCTGATTGAGGTCTCGCAACTATTGCACTACGCCAAGGTACAGATTACCGACGCCTCGCTAAAAACCCACGCCGACCAGTCCGCGACCCTGACCATGCAAATCCAGATCGAAAACACCGCCCAGTTGAGTTCGGTGCTGGGCCGTATCAGCCAATTACCGAATGTGGCCGAGGTCAAGCGTAAGGTCTAA
- the htpG gene encoding molecular chaperone HtpG, translating into MTVEAKKETLGFQTEVKHLLHLMIHSLYSNKEIFLRELISNASDAADKLRFEALANDSLYEGDSELKIRVDFDEAKKTITISDNGIGMTRHEVQDHIGTIAKSGTKQFFEKLTGDQAKDSELIGQFGVGFYSAFIVADKVTLTTRKAGAAHEEGVRWESAGEGDYSIETVDKAGRGTEIVLHIKEGEEEFLNSWKLRSIIKKFSDHISLPIIMSKEIPAEKDDEGNETAPARVEDETVNSASALWTKSKDDISAEDYNEFYKHVAHDFQDPLVHVHSKVEGTNEYTLLLYVPGRAPFDLWDRDAKHGVKLYIKKVFITDDAEQLMPRFLRFVRGIIDTDSLPLNVSREILQQSKQISNIKAGAVKKVLGMLEDLAENDAEKYQTFWEQFGNVIKEGPIEDHKNKERIAKLLRFSSTHTDDKTQNVSLADYVSRMKEGQDKIYFVTADSFAAAKNSPHLEVFRKKGIEVLLLCDRIDEWLVSSLTEFDDKHMQSITKGELDLDKFDSEEEKKHQEEINKDFESVLKQIQEALKDKVSEVRVSHRLTDSPACLVTGAYDMSLNMERIMKEAGQAMNMMGMGGSKPIFEVNPDHAIVKALKNEQDDARFADISQILFDQAILSEGGQLDDPSAFVHKLNGLLQGLLK; encoded by the coding sequence ATGACTGTTGAAGCAAAAAAAGAAACCTTGGGTTTTCAAACCGAAGTGAAGCATCTGTTGCATCTGATGATTCACTCGCTGTACAGCAACAAGGAAATCTTCCTGCGCGAGCTGATTTCCAATGCTTCCGACGCCGCCGACAAATTACGTTTCGAGGCGCTGGCCAACGACAGCCTGTACGAAGGCGACAGCGAACTGAAAATCCGCGTCGATTTCGACGAAGCCAAAAAGACCATCACCATCAGCGATAACGGTATCGGCATGACCCGGCACGAAGTGCAGGATCATATCGGCACCATCGCCAAATCCGGCACCAAGCAATTCTTCGAAAAACTGACCGGCGACCAAGCCAAGGACAGCGAACTGATCGGCCAGTTCGGCGTCGGCTTTTATTCGGCCTTCATCGTCGCCGACAAAGTCACGCTGACCACCCGCAAGGCCGGCGCGGCGCATGAAGAAGGCGTGCGCTGGGAATCGGCCGGAGAAGGCGACTACAGCATCGAAACCGTCGATAAAGCCGGACGCGGCACCGAAATCGTGCTGCACATCAAGGAAGGCGAAGAAGAGTTTTTGAATAGCTGGAAGCTACGCTCCATCATTAAAAAATTCTCCGACCATATCTCCCTGCCCATCATCATGAGCAAGGAAATCCCGGCCGAGAAAGACGACGAAGGCAACGAAACCGCACCGGCCCGCGTCGAGGACGAAACCGTCAACAGCGCATCCGCCCTGTGGACCAAGTCCAAGGACGACATCAGCGCCGAGGATTACAACGAGTTTTACAAACACGTCGCCCACGATTTCCAAGACCCGCTGGTACACGTCCATAGCAAGGTCGAAGGCACCAACGAATACACCTTGCTGTTGTACGTCCCCGGCCGCGCGCCGTTCGACTTGTGGGACCGCGACGCCAAGCACGGCGTCAAGCTGTACATCAAAAAAGTCTTCATCACCGACGATGCCGAGCAACTGATGCCGCGCTTTTTGCGTTTCGTTCGCGGCATCATCGACACCGACAGCTTGCCGCTGAACGTATCGCGCGAAATCCTGCAACAAAGCAAACAAATCAGCAACATCAAGGCCGGCGCGGTCAAAAAAGTACTGGGCATGCTGGAAGACTTAGCCGAAAATGACGCCGAAAAATACCAAACATTCTGGGAACAATTCGGTAACGTGATCAAGGAAGGCCCGATCGAAGACCACAAAAACAAGGAGCGCATCGCCAAACTGCTGCGCTTCTCGTCCACCCATACCGACGACAAGACTCAAAACGTGTCGCTGGCCGACTACGTCAGCCGGATGAAGGAAGGCCAGGACAAAATCTATTTCGTCACCGCCGACAGCTTTGCCGCCGCCAAAAACAGCCCGCATCTGGAAGTATTCCGCAAGAAAGGCATCGAAGTCTTGCTGCTGTGCGACCGCATCGACGAATGGCTGGTATCCAGCCTGACCGAATTCGACGACAAACACATGCAATCGATTACCAAGGGCGAGCTGGACCTGGACAAATTCGACAGCGAAGAAGAGAAGAAACATCAGGAAGAAATCAACAAAGACTTCGAATCGGTGCTGAAACAAATACAGGAAGCCTTGAAAGACAAAGTCAGCGAAGTACGCGTCAGCCACCGTCTGACCGATTCGCCGGCCTGCCTGGTCACCGGCGCCTACGACATGAGCTTGAACATGGAGCGCATCATGAAGGAAGCCGGCCAAGCCATGAACATGATGGGCATGGGTGGCAGCAAACCGATCTTCGAGGTCAATCCGGATCACGCCATCGTCAAGGCGTTGAAAAACGAGCAGGATGATGCGCGCTTTGCCGACATCAGCCAGATTCTGTTCGACCAAGCCATCCTCAGCGAAGGCGGCCAGTTGGATGATCCTTCGGCGTTTGTGCATAAGTTGAATGGGTTGTTGCAGGGGTTGTTGAAATAA
- a CDS encoding HEPN domain-containing protein: MKYYNTEINWKGIGDYISAARTISQHGTSNTSGPRIHCQGLALELALKYYLWDKNGAYPGTHDLEALAFNKCQDLNFSDEEIVGIKNLNSQYLVDGEFPYPSRYRPSAGRVFVSISQDVLEIVISKIIQNTSHPELVKRILAR; encoded by the coding sequence ATGAAATACTACAATACAGAAATCAACTGGAAAGGAATTGGTGATTATATTTCAGCAGCACGAACTATCTCGCAGCATGGAACAAGTAATACATCTGGACCTCGAATCCATTGCCAAGGACTGGCGCTAGAGTTAGCGCTAAAATATTACCTTTGGGACAAGAATGGAGCCTATCCTGGAACGCATGACTTAGAGGCGTTGGCATTCAATAAATGCCAAGATCTTAATTTCTCTGACGAGGAAATAGTCGGAATAAAGAATCTAAATAGCCAATACTTAGTAGATGGGGAATTCCCATACCCATCTCGTTACCGTCCTTCGGCTGGGAGAGTTTTTGTGTCCATTTCTCAAGACGTTCTTGAGATAGTGATTTCAAAAATAATCCAAAATACTAGTCACCCGGAGTTAGTGAAACGTATTTTGGCAAGGTAA
- a CDS encoding type II toxin-antitoxin system PrlF family antitoxin: MPTTLEIESTLTDRYQTTVPETVRRALKLGKRDKIHYSILPDGAVLMSRATQSQEDDPVLGRFLGFLARDIANHPEHLQSINTDLVTRLQSLTANIEVDLDAPLSADDE; this comes from the coding sequence ATGCCAACCACACTCGAAATCGAATCCACGTTAACCGATCGTTATCAAACTACCGTGCCGGAAACCGTTCGACGCGCACTCAAGCTGGGAAAACGCGACAAAATCCACTACTCGATTCTTCCTGATGGCGCGGTTCTAATGAGTCGCGCCACGCAATCACAAGAAGATGATCCTGTTCTTGGGCGTTTTTTAGGCTTTTTAGCCCGCGATATCGCTAATCATCCCGAACACCTCCAATCGATCAATACAGACCTTGTCACACGGCTCCAGTCACTGACCGCTAATATCGAGGTCGATCTCGATGCGCCACTTTCCGCTGATGACGAATGA
- a CDS encoding type II toxin-antitoxin system YhaV family toxin, whose translation MSQPSSTFLVINGWSIFAHPLFLDQLDILIKQVEALREKAPAGYGRKNASKRLAAIAKLAFEIIPQDPARAEYRQGNTLGEEHKHWFRAKFFQQYRLFFRYHAQSKIIVYAWVNDENTKRAYESDCDAYRVFRKMLESGHPPDDWNSLMPEAKAHSARLQSATEQAIQL comes from the coding sequence ATGAGTCAACCTTCATCGACTTTTTTGGTGATCAATGGTTGGTCAATTTTTGCCCATCCTTTATTTCTCGATCAGCTCGATATTTTAATCAAGCAGGTTGAAGCATTGCGTGAGAAAGCACCTGCTGGATACGGCCGCAAAAATGCCAGCAAACGCCTCGCAGCAATCGCCAAATTAGCATTCGAAATTATTCCGCAAGATCCGGCTAGAGCTGAATATCGCCAAGGAAATACACTTGGCGAAGAGCACAAACATTGGTTCAGAGCCAAGTTTTTTCAGCAATACCGCCTATTCTTCCGCTACCACGCCCAATCTAAGATTATTGTTTACGCTTGGGTCAATGACGAAAATACCAAGCGAGCATATGAGAGTGACTGTGACGCTTATCGGGTCTTTCGTAAAATGCTGGAAAGCGGACACCCACCTGATGACTGGAATAGCCTAATGCCTGAGGCTAAAGCCCATTCGGCTCGTTTGCAATCAGCGACTGAGCAGGCAATTCAATTATGA